In one Staphylococcus lutrae genomic region, the following are encoded:
- the bioD gene encoding dethiobiotin synthase — MKCFITSTNTDIGKTYVTTRLYHYLTQQGLKVHIIKPFQTEVRADGTYPDLSCYQQMCDLPYEDTGFYTFAPPVSPHLAFQLEPQQQFDRAAMMAWVDAWHERCDVLLIEGAGGVAVPIYEGEQDFYMTADLIRDTADGVITVLPSKLGAISDALVHHHYVSTMQLPQTIFLMNRYTHTAIERDNHRTIEKYTGRRVEIFPEAGTSADFSTTLLKQMKEWK; from the coding sequence ATGAAATGTTTTATTACAAGTACGAATACGGATATCGGTAAAACATATGTGACGACACGTTTGTATCATTACCTTACGCAGCAAGGTTTGAAAGTACATATTATTAAGCCTTTTCAAACGGAAGTACGTGCAGATGGGACGTATCCGGATTTGTCGTGTTATCAACAAATGTGCGATTTACCGTATGAAGATACAGGATTCTATACATTTGCGCCCCCCGTATCTCCCCATTTGGCATTTCAGTTAGAACCACAGCAGCAGTTTGACCGTGCAGCCATGATGGCATGGGTTGATGCGTGGCATGAACGATGTGACGTGCTATTAATTGAAGGGGCTGGTGGTGTTGCCGTGCCTATTTATGAAGGTGAGCAAGACTTTTACATGACAGCCGATTTAATTCGTGATACTGCGGATGGTGTCATTACGGTTTTACCTTCAAAGTTAGGGGCAATCAGTGATGCGCTCGTCCATCATCATTATGTGAGCACCATGCAACTCCCTCAAACGATATTTTTGATGAACCGTTATACACATACAGCGATTGAAAGGGATAATCATCGAACGATTGAAAAGTATACAGGACGGCGTGTTGAAATTTTTCCAGAAGCAGGAACGTCTGCGGACTTTTCAACAACATTATTGAAACAAATGAAGGAGTGGAAATGA
- a CDS encoding multidrug effflux MFS transporter, with the protein MEKKRISPLFIIIMAGLAAFGPLSIDMYLPALPEVKNALNTTTANVQLTLTFFMVGLAVGNIVAGTVSDSTGRKKPLMFSLVLYIISSIVIALAPHVTIAIIFRFIQGVSGGAGIVLSRAIATDLYKGKALTQFLAMLMLVNGAAPVLAPMFGGIILSFANFRVIFWILAALSILMLIGTHFKINETLPVESRRPARVKNVLADFKALLTRRSFLIPMLIQGFTFAMFFGYMAASPFIMQNIYGLSAQQYSYIFAMTGLGLIITAQLTGRLVEHINQHTLFRIFSVIQLIGTAIAIIALINHLTLWILLPSFLLIVAPVAGIGTLGYAIAMEGQQKGVGSASSLVGLMQYFIGAIATPLVGLQGEHSFVPYLWVITITMSLIIIFQLYQYFVVEKQQPTRN; encoded by the coding sequence ATGGAGAAAAAACGTATATCGCCATTATTTATCATCATTATGGCAGGTCTCGCCGCATTCGGCCCATTGTCTATTGATATGTATTTGCCCGCTTTGCCTGAAGTCAAAAATGCACTCAATACAACGACTGCCAATGTTCAATTAACACTGACCTTTTTCATGGTTGGTTTAGCGGTAGGAAATATTGTTGCAGGAACCGTCTCTGATTCCACAGGACGAAAAAAACCACTCATGTTCAGTCTCGTTTTATATATTATTTCTTCTATCGTCATTGCCCTTGCACCTCATGTGACGATTGCCATTATTTTCCGCTTTATTCAAGGCGTTTCTGGTGGTGCAGGTATTGTATTATCCAGAGCCATTGCTACGGATTTATATAAAGGTAAAGCACTCACGCAGTTTTTAGCCATGCTTATGCTTGTCAACGGCGCAGCACCCGTACTTGCCCCGATGTTCGGTGGAATTATTCTTAGTTTTGCCAATTTCCGTGTGATTTTCTGGATTTTAGCAGCACTTAGTATTTTAATGCTCATTGGTACACACTTTAAAATCAATGAAACATTACCTGTTGAATCACGTAGACCCGCACGTGTGAAAAATGTACTTGCGGATTTCAAGGCATTATTGACACGGCGTTCTTTCCTTATTCCGATGTTAATTCAAGGTTTCACTTTTGCGATGTTTTTTGGTTATATGGCCGCTTCTCCATTTATTATGCAAAATATTTATGGCTTGAGTGCACAACAATATAGTTACATCTTTGCGATGACTGGCTTAGGATTAATTATTACAGCACAATTGACAGGGCGCCTTGTTGAGCATATCAATCAACATACATTGTTCCGTATTTTCTCGGTTATTCAACTTATCGGTACTGCCATTGCAATCATCGCTTTAATCAACCATTTGACACTTTGGATTTTATTGCCTTCATTCTTGCTTATCGTAGCCCCTGTCGCGGGTATCGGTACGCTAGGGTATGCCATTGCTATGGAAGGTCAACAAAAAGGTGTTGGTAGCGCATCAAGTTTAGTCGGTCTTATGCAATACTTCATTGGCGCAATCGCCACCCCTTTAGTTGGGTTACAAGGAGAACATAGTTTTGTCCCTTACCTTTGGGTCATTACGATTACGATGAGCCTAATTATCATTTTTCAACTTTATCAATATTTCGTGGTGGAGAAACAACAACCGACAAGAAACTAA
- a CDS encoding FMN-dependent NADH-azoreductase, with the protein MSKLLYITAHPLDERVSASMATGKAFKAAYEKAHPEDEVVHIDLFKENIPHIDGDVFSGWGKLQNGEALTETESQKVNRLGEIVDEFINADKYVFVTPMWNLSFPPVMKAYIDAVAVAGKTFKYTPEGAVGLLTDKKALHIQARGGFYSEGPGLDLENGDRYLKTMMGFFGVPSYETLTIEGHHASPERSEEIKTAALKEAEALGARF; encoded by the coding sequence ATGTCTAAACTACTTTATATTACAGCACATCCACTAGATGAACGCGTATCCGCATCAATGGCAACAGGAAAAGCCTTCAAAGCTGCTTATGAAAAGGCACATCCTGAAGATGAAGTGGTACACATCGACTTATTCAAAGAAAATATCCCTCATATCGATGGCGATGTTTTTTCAGGTTGGGGTAAATTACAAAATGGTGAAGCTTTGACAGAAACTGAAAGCCAAAAAGTCAACCGTCTAGGTGAAATTGTAGACGAATTTATCAATGCAGATAAATATGTTTTTGTAACACCAATGTGGAACTTATCTTTCCCACCAGTGATGAAAGCTTACATTGATGCTGTTGCGGTAGCTGGTAAAACGTTTAAATATACGCCTGAAGGGGCTGTCGGCTTATTGACTGACAAAAAAGCTTTGCATATCCAAGCACGTGGCGGTTTCTACTCTGAAGGTCCTGGTCTTGATTTAGAGAATGGCGATCGTTACTTAAAAACAATGATGGGATTCTTTGGTGTCCCTTCTTACGAAACACTCACGATTGAAGGGCATCATGCTTCACCAGAACGTAGTGAAGAAATTAAAACAGCAGCACTTAAAGAAGCAGAAGCATTAGGTGCACGCTTCTAG
- a CDS encoding NAD(P)-dependent oxidoreductase, with the protein MKVGIIGATGKSGRLITAEAQKRGLDVTAIVRDASKLDDTSLNVIEKDIFDLTTEDLKSFDVVVNAFGTPLGQTQPHIDAGRVLIQALSGTTTRLVVLGGAGSLYVDESKTKNGFAAGRVPDFAYEIALGQAQNLEDLQATTDLNWTFVSPSAFYDPEGPRTGRYRTGTDVMLYNSEGESYLSYPDMALAIVDEVEHGAHLRQQMTVVSEKQ; encoded by the coding sequence ATGAAAGTTGGTATTATTGGTGCAACTGGTAAATCAGGGCGTTTAATTACTGCCGAAGCACAAAAACGAGGATTGGACGTTACGGCAATTGTACGTGATGCTTCAAAGTTAGACGATACAAGTTTGAATGTGATAGAGAAGGACATTTTCGACTTGACGACAGAGGATTTAAAGTCATTTGATGTCGTCGTTAATGCTTTTGGTACACCACTCGGACAAACACAACCACATATTGACGCAGGTCGTGTATTGATTCAGGCATTAAGTGGGACAACAACACGACTCGTCGTTTTAGGCGGGGCTGGCAGTTTATATGTTGATGAATCTAAGACGAAAAATGGTTTTGCAGCGGGACGTGTGCCTGATTTTGCTTACGAAATCGCATTAGGTCAAGCACAGAATTTAGAAGATTTACAAGCGACAACGGATTTGAACTGGACATTTGTGAGTCCATCTGCTTTCTATGATCCTGAGGGACCGCGCACAGGTCGATATCGCACAGGTACGGATGTAATGCTTTATAATTCAGAGGGGGAAAGCTATCTGAGCTATCCAGATATGGCATTAGCGATTGTGGATGAAGTAGAACATGGTGCACATCTAAGACAACAAATGACTGTTGTAAGTGAAAAACAATAA
- the bioA gene encoding adenosylmethionine--8-amino-7-oxononanoate transaminase, whose translation MKHDILVQKDRDYVWHPFTQMGMYHQQDPIIIEKGKGSYLYDTKGRKYLDGYASLWVNVHGHQNQQLNRAIQRQLKSIAHSTLLGASNIPSILLAEELVGLTPTRLKKVFYSDTGSAAVEIAIKMAYQYWKNIDPEKYARKNKFMTLHQAYHGDTIGSVSVGGIDTFHRIFKDLIFETIQVECPSFYHSDYETEETMMTAILTQIESVLKTHADEIVGFVIEPLIQGATGLFVHPEGFLKAIERLCRKYHILLIVDEVAVGFGRTGAMFACEHEAVEPDIMCLGKAITGGYLPLAATLTSQKVYDAFLSDSHAQKTFFHGHTYTGNPIVCTVALENIRLFQRRRLIQHIQKTSQTLQRQLSTLETHPNVGDIRGRGLMFGVELVANRERKTPLVIEKVESIIAKCKENGLMIRNLENVITFVPVLTMSHREIKRMVRIFKKALHDVLISQ comes from the coding sequence ATGAAACATGACATATTAGTTCAAAAAGATCGTGATTATGTTTGGCATCCTTTTACACAAATGGGAATGTATCATCAACAAGATCCAATCATCATCGAAAAAGGAAAAGGAAGCTACTTATATGATACGAAAGGAAGAAAGTATTTAGATGGGTATGCATCGTTATGGGTGAATGTACACGGTCATCAAAATCAACAGCTGAACCGTGCCATACAACGCCAACTTAAATCGATTGCACATTCAACATTGTTAGGCGCATCAAATATCCCCTCTATTTTATTAGCAGAGGAACTGGTGGGGTTGACGCCAACACGCCTCAAAAAAGTCTTCTATTCGGATACAGGGAGCGCGGCAGTGGAGATTGCGATTAAGATGGCATATCAATATTGGAAGAATATCGATCCAGAAAAGTATGCACGTAAAAATAAATTTATGACGTTGCATCAGGCATACCACGGGGATACGATTGGTTCGGTCAGTGTAGGCGGTATCGATACATTTCATCGGATTTTTAAAGACTTGATTTTCGAGACGATTCAAGTCGAATGTCCTTCGTTTTATCACAGTGATTATGAGACGGAAGAGACAATGATGACAGCCATTTTAACACAAATTGAATCCGTGTTAAAAACACATGCGGATGAGATTGTAGGATTCGTCATTGAACCGCTGATTCAAGGGGCGACGGGGTTGTTTGTTCATCCTGAAGGGTTTCTTAAAGCGATTGAACGACTCTGTCGAAAGTATCATATTTTGCTCATTGTCGATGAAGTGGCCGTTGGTTTTGGTCGAACGGGGGCCATGTTTGCATGTGAACATGAAGCGGTGGAACCGGATATCATGTGTTTAGGTAAGGCCATCACAGGAGGCTATTTGCCGCTTGCCGCTACGTTGACCTCTCAAAAGGTATATGACGCATTCTTAAGTGACAGTCATGCGCAAAAGACATTTTTTCATGGGCATACCTATACGGGGAATCCTATCGTTTGTACGGTGGCTTTAGAAAATATCCGTCTTTTTCAGCGACGTCGTTTAATTCAACATATTCAAAAAACGTCTCAAACATTACAACGTCAATTATCGACACTGGAGACACATCCAAACGTTGGGGATATTCGAGGCAGAGGGCTGATGTTTGGCGTTGAATTAGTCGCAAACCGGGAGCGGAAAACACCATTGGTCATAGAAAAAGTGGAATCAATCATTGCTAAATGTAAAGAAAACGGTTTGATGATTCGCAATTTAGAAAATGTCATCACTTTTGTACCTGTTTTAACGATGTCGCATCGCGAAATAAAACGGATGGTTCGTATTTTTAAAAAGGCACTGCATGATGTGCTCATATCGCAATAG
- a CDS encoding DoxX family protein has product MVRWLQQNTIASIILLVLRLYLGYGWLMSGLGKVMHGGFNAGGFLQNAVQHPVMTTDGGAQYPIFTSFLEHIVIPMTPLINVLIPTLEIITGVTLILGLFTPIGALIGLVLNFLFLFAGTVSVNPLYVLIGFFIFVGGYNSGFFGVDRFIKTQLSHKFFSIFNYHPHEKN; this is encoded by the coding sequence ATGGTAAGATGGTTGCAACAAAATACCATTGCAAGCATTATTTTATTAGTGTTACGTCTTTACTTAGGCTATGGTTGGCTAATGTCCGGTTTAGGTAAAGTGATGCACGGCGGATTTAACGCAGGGGGATTCTTACAAAATGCAGTACAACACCCCGTTATGACAACAGATGGAGGCGCACAATATCCTATTTTCACTTCATTTTTAGAACATATTGTCATTCCTATGACCCCGTTAATTAACGTCCTAATTCCTACACTTGAAATTATCACAGGTGTAACATTAATCTTAGGGCTTTTCACACCCATTGGTGCACTGATTGGACTCGTGCTTAATTTTCTATTCTTATTCGCAGGCACCGTTTCAGTCAATCCGCTCTATGTTTTAATTGGATTTTTCATCTTTGTTGGTGGCTATAACAGTGGCTTCTTCGGTGTCGATCGCTTTATAAAAACACAATTAAGTCACAAATTTTTCAGCATTTTTAATTACCACCCGCATGAGAAGAATTAA
- a CDS encoding isochorismatase family protein, with product MNFENTALVLIDLQKGIANMGETAPHSVDTVIDNASKMVKLFKNNNGFVAFVRVKFLDGKDALQPNAMRPLPGGTKPPAEFSEIVDQLGAGPDDYIIDKRGFSGFFGTDLDLQLRRRGIKNIVIGGISTHIGVDTTARDAYQYGYDQYFISDMMSAPEASLHHYSIENTFPIMGQVLTTDEMMAQLQSEK from the coding sequence ATGAACTTTGAAAATACAGCACTCGTACTGATTGATTTACAAAAAGGCATTGCCAACATGGGAGAAACAGCTCCCCACAGTGTCGATACAGTGATAGACAATGCAAGCAAAATGGTGAAATTGTTCAAAAACAATAACGGCTTTGTTGCTTTTGTCCGCGTCAAATTCCTCGATGGTAAAGATGCGTTACAACCTAATGCGATGCGCCCCTTACCTGGTGGTACGAAACCCCCTGCGGAATTTTCTGAAATTGTAGATCAGCTTGGTGCAGGCCCAGATGATTATATTATCGACAAACGCGGTTTCAGTGGCTTTTTCGGTACAGATTTAGACCTACAATTACGTCGTCGTGGTATTAAAAACATCGTTATCGGAGGCATATCCACTCATATTGGTGTCGATACAACAGCGCGTGATGCCTATCAATATGGTTATGACCAATACTTTATTTCTGATATGATGTCTGCACCAGAAGCATCATTACACCATTATTCAATCGAAAACACTTTCCCTATCATGGGACAAGTCTTGACGACAGATGAAATGATGGCACAACTGCAATCCGAAAAATAA
- a CDS encoding aminotransferase class I/II-fold pyridoxal phosphate-dependent enzyme → MDLQRKLQDIEAQGIRRQLREVTAVNGKWIEIEGRQLLNFTSNDYLGMGQIPLSIESMRDASDPSSSRLVSGNVTHYRQIEQTLAEHFQFEDALVMNSGYDANLAVMQAFQGEEVILMSDAANHASLIDGIRLSRLNKVIYPHQDIQTLEKRLRQYPESMTKVIVTDSVFSTHGDMAQLEALIALKAKIPNVWLLVDDSHAFGLNLHTAYAHIDILTTSLSKGVGAHGGAILCSHLFKQVLVNTARVLIYSNALPIIDLVRMDEKLKRVFTHAERSNALRQLSLTFNQLYQQYFGNPYQIQDLTPIKAITFDSYDKAEKVYQSLESEGYYVSYFRYPTVPKPALRVSLSWFHEVQDLKQFFVVLQRAMERSLDNV, encoded by the coding sequence ATGGATTTACAACGCAAGCTACAGGACATCGAAGCGCAAGGAATACGACGTCAATTGAGAGAAGTGACAGCAGTTAATGGAAAATGGATTGAAATAGAAGGACGTCAATTGCTGAACTTCACCTCTAATGATTACTTAGGCATGGGTCAAATCCCTTTATCGATTGAATCCATGCGTGATGCTTCAGATCCGTCAAGTTCCCGTCTCGTGAGTGGGAATGTTACGCATTATCGTCAAATAGAGCAGACGTTAGCCGAGCATTTTCAATTTGAAGATGCGCTGGTAATGAATAGTGGCTACGACGCGAATTTAGCGGTCATGCAAGCATTTCAAGGTGAGGAGGTCATCCTCATGTCGGATGCAGCGAATCATGCGAGCTTAATTGATGGGATTCGTTTGAGTCGATTGAACAAGGTCATCTACCCGCATCAAGATATCCAAACGTTGGAAAAGCGATTACGTCAATATCCGGAATCGATGACAAAGGTGATTGTGACAGACAGTGTTTTTTCAACACATGGAGATATGGCACAGTTAGAGGCCCTTATTGCATTGAAAGCAAAAATTCCGAATGTATGGCTCCTTGTAGATGATTCTCATGCGTTTGGATTGAACTTGCATACGGCATACGCACATATTGATATTTTGACGACAAGTTTATCTAAAGGGGTGGGTGCACATGGCGGGGCGATTTTATGTTCACATCTTTTTAAACAAGTCCTCGTCAATACGGCACGTGTGCTGATTTATTCTAATGCATTACCGATCATCGATTTAGTGCGCATGGACGAAAAATTAAAGCGAGTATTCACACATGCCGAGCGAAGTAATGCCCTGCGCCAATTGAGTCTGACTTTTAATCAACTGTATCAACAGTATTTTGGCAATCCCTATCAGATTCAGGATTTAACGCCGATTAAAGCCATTACTTTTGACAGTTATGACAAAGCTGAAAAAGTGTATCAGTCATTAGAGTCAGAAGGATACTATGTCAGTTATTTTCGTTATCCCACTGTACCTAAGCCCGCTTTGCGCGTGTCATTGTCGTGGTTTCATGAAGTTCAAGATCTTAAACAGTTTTTTGTGGTGTTGCAACGTGCAATGGAAAGGAGCCTGGATAATGTATAG
- a CDS encoding 6-carboxyhexanoate--CoA ligase translates to MYSVKMRANQENVHISGAETICHEHEIPKVLREFFDKGFQHDNGAVDFLNLKVEKITTSLYPLEALPIIEETSPSLTTLCLEQGISEEALNKGLSYIFDDTRYTGAVILSAQSGERLDCSGTKGIRVTHFCFEDRSDKPLTHSRIQDALTIATCVNAFEHVKGELCVSDDLYYTTGYFASAQGYHRIQKMKPSGTRDGGRVIFVDSDIAMNDYLAFLQQQPKQVIRISGMP, encoded by the coding sequence ATGTATAGTGTTAAAATGCGAGCAAATCAAGAAAATGTCCATATCAGTGGCGCAGAAACCATCTGTCATGAACATGAAATTCCAAAAGTTCTCCGAGAATTTTTCGATAAAGGGTTTCAACATGATAATGGCGCAGTGGATTTTTTAAACTTAAAAGTTGAAAAAATTACAACGTCTCTTTATCCTCTCGAGGCATTACCGATTATTGAAGAGACGTCGCCATCACTAACGACATTATGCCTTGAACAGGGGATTTCGGAGGAGGCATTAAACAAAGGCTTATCGTATATTTTTGACGATACGCGATATACGGGGGCAGTAATTTTATCAGCGCAAAGTGGGGAGCGATTAGATTGTAGTGGAACCAAGGGCATTCGCGTAACACATTTTTGTTTTGAAGATCGCTCGGATAAGCCTTTGACGCATTCACGTATACAAGATGCATTGACGATTGCCACGTGTGTCAATGCATTTGAACACGTGAAAGGAGAGTTGTGTGTGTCTGATGACTTGTATTATACGACAGGGTATTTTGCATCGGCGCAGGGTTATCATCGTATTCAAAAGATGAAGCCCTCCGGTACACGTGATGGTGGACGTGTGATTTTTGTCGATTCAGATATTGCCATGAATGATTATTTAGCGTTTTTACAACAACAACCGAAACAAGTCATACGTATAAGCGGTATGCCATAA
- a CDS encoding TDT family transporter, with protein sequence MDKKRWIQYLEVIPLPMSGLMLALLSCGIFLSSLQWDDIAFVFVCLASLIALLLHLKVFLVPQDCLQQLHQPVILSVFPTFSMSMMLFCVLLHALPAFEQLSLVLWGAAIVLHTVLSIKFIIKMVFKTSLSMETLFPSWFIPFVGFGMITVTAPHFNAIILGQWMLWISFIGYLILLPFIVAKIVIYRDLVEGFKPLIIILSTPGSLCLAGYFVVVEQHHYGFVIILYTISQLSYFIAIAHLPQLLKLPFYPSYAAFTFPLVISATVSNSVWQLGVIHHPLFGGLVVFELSLAFVMVIYVLYRYSAYLYRSWRTVTMNISQ encoded by the coding sequence ATGGATAAAAAAAGATGGATACAATATTTAGAAGTGATTCCGTTGCCAATGAGCGGTTTAATGCTTGCTTTATTATCTTGTGGTATATTTTTATCATCATTACAATGGGACGACATCGCTTTTGTCTTTGTATGTTTGGCCAGTTTGATTGCGTTGTTGTTACATTTGAAAGTTTTCTTGGTACCACAGGATTGTCTGCAACAGCTGCATCAACCTGTGATATTATCGGTATTTCCGACATTTAGTATGTCAATGATGCTTTTTTGTGTTTTATTGCACGCGCTACCTGCTTTTGAACAGTTATCCCTTGTGTTATGGGGGGCTGCAATTGTGCTACATACCGTGCTATCCATTAAATTTATTATAAAAATGGTTTTTAAAACTTCTTTGTCGATGGAGACACTTTTTCCCAGTTGGTTCATCCCGTTTGTAGGATTTGGTATGATTACTGTGACAGCGCCACATTTTAATGCCATTATTTTAGGGCAATGGATGTTGTGGATTTCATTTATTGGATATTTAATTTTACTACCGTTTATCGTGGCTAAAATTGTGATTTATCGTGATTTAGTTGAAGGTTTTAAACCGCTGATTATTATTTTATCGACGCCAGGTTCGCTTTGCTTGGCAGGCTATTTTGTTGTTGTTGAACAGCATCATTATGGCTTTGTCATAATACTTTACACAATCTCACAACTTTCTTACTTTATTGCGATTGCCCATTTACCACAGTTGTTGAAGTTGCCATTTTATCCGAGTTATGCCGCATTTACTTTTCCATTGGTCATCAGCGCGACCGTTTCAAACAGTGTTTGGCAACTTGGCGTCATTCATCATCCGTTATTTGGAGGATTGGTCGTTTTTGAATTGTCGCTCGCGTTTGTGATGGTCATTTATGTTTTATATCGTTATAGTGCGTATCTCTATCGGAGTTGGCGTACAGTGACGATGAACATTTCACAATAA
- a CDS encoding TetR/AcrR family transcriptional regulator codes for MSKRRDAIRNEQLILDTAQTLFDTSNVEAVSMKKIAETAQIGTGTLYRHFSSKSDICSALLAHEVTRMFERIAQRKKQISDPHELLRFIFLSLIELMEKNVALIKEIERTDKQKRVMMQTPFYIKLKEEVMACVIALDVVKDADFLTDMLINSFSADVFEYQHYVKQIPSEQFVDRILKIFIRGIQSN; via the coding sequence TTGTCTAAACGTCGTGATGCCATTAGAAATGAACAACTTATTTTAGACACCGCACAAACACTTTTCGATACCAGTAATGTCGAAGCTGTCAGTATGAAAAAAATTGCAGAAACCGCACAAATTGGAACTGGCACGCTTTATCGTCACTTTTCTAGTAAATCTGATATTTGTTCTGCCTTACTCGCTCACGAAGTTACACGTATGTTCGAACGCATTGCACAACGCAAGAAGCAAATATCTGATCCTCATGAATTGTTGCGTTTCATTTTTCTGTCGCTCATTGAACTTATGGAAAAAAATGTTGCCCTGATAAAAGAGATAGAACGAACAGACAAACAAAAGCGCGTCATGATGCAAACACCTTTTTATATCAAGTTAAAAGAAGAAGTCATGGCTTGTGTCATTGCTTTAGATGTCGTTAAAGATGCAGATTTTCTCACTGATATGCTCATCAACTCCTTTTCAGCAGATGTTTTTGAATATCAACACTATGTAAAACAAATTCCGTCAGAGCAATTTGTTGACAGAATCTTAAAAATATTTATCCGTGGTATCCAATCAAATTAA
- a CDS encoding L-lactate permease — protein sequence MNTLLMLVALSAVIAPFICLVLLRMSALVGMTISAIVVILLGFFVWGIDAGVIGASILQGAHKTLTIILILFGALTLLNTLRETNAVARINASFQSVSSDMRIQVIIVAFLFGSLIEGASGFGTPAMVTAPLMVALGFRPLVSVTTALLADSISVSFGAVGTPVIVGLSTLKNADETLFSQTAIHVTIIDLLSGIFIPLIIVATMIIFFGKSNKGKALLEILPWTLLVGVVYALSALFYAVLTGPEFVSILSSLTTLVVAVVTAKKGWLIPKNTWTDVLADDAQLSDLSQPHEMSLLSAWSPYLIVVVLLLLTRVIAPIKTFTTTTFDLSWNHILGYQTISSSWQLLYSPGTILFIAAIFAIIIQRKSFRHLFKACQDSAKTISITGFTLIATLAMVHVFSNSGLNGKTLLSMPEFIANGMAHTFGDMWLFVAPFLGALGSFITGSATVSTLTFAPVQANIATAIGANLHTVLAAQVIGGAAGNMICVHNVVAVCAVVNMSGKEGSVIRKTLGPALLYCALAGISAFIFTTFFF from the coding sequence ATGAATACTTTATTGATGCTCGTAGCACTAAGCGCTGTGATCGCACCTTTTATTTGTCTAGTGTTGTTGCGAATGTCTGCACTTGTGGGGATGACAATCAGTGCGATCGTAGTCATATTATTAGGTTTTTTTGTTTGGGGAATCGACGCTGGCGTCATTGGTGCATCTATACTTCAAGGGGCACATAAAACGTTAACGATTATTTTAATTTTATTCGGGGCACTGACATTACTCAACACGTTACGTGAGACGAATGCTGTTGCTCGAATTAACGCCAGTTTCCAAAGCGTATCGAGTGATATGCGCATTCAAGTCATTATTGTTGCTTTTTTATTTGGTTCATTAATTGAAGGGGCATCCGGCTTCGGTACACCTGCAATGGTGACAGCGCCACTGATGGTTGCCTTAGGTTTCAGGCCACTCGTTAGTGTAACAACTGCACTCTTAGCCGACAGTATCTCGGTATCATTTGGTGCAGTGGGCACACCTGTTATCGTTGGATTGAGTACTTTAAAAAATGCAGATGAGACGTTGTTCTCTCAAACTGCCATTCATGTTACCATCATTGACTTATTGAGCGGGATTTTCATTCCACTGATTATCGTAGCAACGATGATTATATTCTTTGGGAAATCGAACAAAGGCAAGGCACTTTTAGAAATTTTGCCATGGACTTTGCTCGTCGGCGTCGTTTATGCCTTGAGCGCTTTGTTCTATGCTGTACTGACTGGACCTGAATTTGTTTCAATACTTAGTTCATTAACGACACTCGTTGTCGCAGTCGTTACGGCTAAAAAAGGATGGCTTATTCCTAAAAATACATGGACTGACGTATTAGCTGATGATGCACAATTATCCGACTTATCTCAACCACATGAAATGAGTCTTTTATCCGCATGGTCACCTTACTTAATTGTTGTCGTTTTATTACTGCTCACACGTGTTATTGCACCGATAAAAACTTTCACAACAACGACTTTTGACCTATCATGGAATCACATCCTAGGCTATCAAACGATTTCGTCAAGTTGGCAGTTACTTTATTCTCCTGGGACGATTCTATTCATTGCGGCTATTTTCGCGATTATCATTCAACGCAAATCATTTCGTCACTTATTTAAAGCCTGTCAAGACTCTGCGAAAACGATTAGTATCACAGGATTCACGCTCATTGCAACATTAGCGATGGTCCATGTCTTTAGTAATTCCGGACTTAATGGTAAAACATTGCTCAGCATGCCAGAATTTATCGCCAATGGTATGGCACATACATTTGGTGATATGTGGTTATTCGTTGCGCCCTTCTTAGGTGCCCTGGGCTCATTCATTACGGGTAGTGCGACTGTTTCAACTTTAACCTTTGCACCGGTACAAGCGAATATTGCAACGGCCATTGGAGCCAATCTACACACTGTACTCGCTGCACAAGTCATTGGTGGCGCTGCTGGGAATATGATTTGTGTGCATAATGTTGTTGCGGTGTGTGCAGTCGTTAACATGTCAGGTAAAGAAGGAAGCGTGATACGTAAAACGTTAGGCCCAGCATTGCTCTATTGTGCCCTTGCTGGTATCAGCGCATTTATTTTTACAACATTTTTCTTTTAA